In Zingiber officinale cultivar Zhangliang chromosome 8B, Zo_v1.1, whole genome shotgun sequence, a single genomic region encodes these proteins:
- the LOC122013901 gene encoding 21 kDa protein-like, which yields MAQRLSPFFLFLAVLPVLAVYTTQLPAPGPLVSPRENATEFIRSRCGATRYPGLCYTSLAGYSGAVQQNPAQLARLSANVTLSRLASLMARVTRHRRACHPLNVSAATAACPEAAALGDCAETLGEASDLTRKTEEELRGLAEGPAADAAWRVSNAQTWMSAVVSDEETCSDGFEEVAAGSRAKTDVTRRLWHVKKYTSNALGLVNSLTGTL from the coding sequence ATGGCTCAAAGGCTTagccctttcttcctcttcctcgccgTCTTGCCAGTACTCGCCGTCTACACGACGCAGCTCCCAGCCCCCGGGCCACTGGTGTCCCCCAGGGAGAACGCGACGGAGTTCATCCGGTCGCGCTGCGGCGCCACGCGGTACCCCGGCCTCTGCTACACTTCGCTGGCGGGATACTCCGGCGCCGTCCAGCAGAACCCGGCCCAGCTCGCCCGCCTCTCCGCCAACGTAACCCTCTCTCGCCTCGCCTCCCTCATGGCCCGTGTCACCCGCCACCGCCGGGCCTGCCACCCACTCAACGTATCCGCCGCCACCGCTGCCTGCCCCGAGGCGGCGGCGCTGGGCGACTGCGCGGAGACCCTCGGAGAAGCGTCCGACCTGACAAGAAAGACCGAGGAGGAGCTGCGCGGGCTGGCGGAGGGCCCGGCGGCGGATGCGGCTTGGCGGGTGTCCAACGCGCAGACGTGGATGAGCGCGGTGGTCAGCGACGAGGAGACGTGCTCCGACGGGTTCGAGGAGGTGGCTGCCGGAAGTCGAGCGAAGACGGACGTTACCCGGCGGTTATGGCACGTGAAGAAGTACACCAGTAACGCACTTGGCTTGGTCAACAGCCTCACCGGCACTCTGTGA